The Daucus carota subsp. sativus chromosome 7, DH1 v3.0, whole genome shotgun sequence genome window below encodes:
- the LOC108196411 gene encoding cell division cycle 20.1, cofactor of APC complex: MPTNFNLMDAGRYRSSLRSPLSDQMPLRKKPRRDLDRFIPNRSAMDFDFAHFMLTGGKVEKECAAQCSPSKCAYRKHLAEIFNINRSRILSFKDKDSPSKDVFQESFSPAQTPAKRRRHIPTSAEKTLDAPDLLDDFYLNLLDWGSGNFLAIALGNLVYLWNAMNGDASVLVAVEDDVGPVTSVRWAPDGRHLAVGFTNSHVQIWDSSTSKLVRTLKGHRLRVGSLDWNNSILTTGGMDCLIINNDLRIRSHGINVYEGHSQEVCGLKWSVSGKELASGGNDNLIHIWNMSMASTNSATQWRHRMEEHTSAVKALAWCPFQSNLLASGGGVGDQSIKFWNSNTGACLNSVNTGSQVCCLLWNRHEHELLSSHGFNDNQLILWKYPSMLKLSELYGHTKRVLYMTQSPDGYTVASGAPDETLRLWKVFGDPGKVKPAAKMTEPFPNVARIR; this comes from the exons ATGCCcactaattttaatttgatgGATGCAGGACGATACAGATCATCGCTTCGATCTCCTCTGTCTGATCAAATGCCCCTCAGGAAAAAACCTCGTCGTGAT CTGGACAGATTTATCCCGAATCGGTCAGCAATGGACTTTGACTTTGCGCACTTTATGCTTACAGGGGGAAAGGTAGAGAAGGAATGTGCTGCTCAGTGTTCTCCCTCCAAATGCGCCTACAGGAAGCATCTTGCGGAAATTTTCAATATCAATCGGTCAAGGATCCTTTCTTTTAAGGACAAGGACTCCCCTTCAAAAGATGTTTTCCAAGAATCTTTCTCACCTGCACAGACTCCTGCTAAACGACGGAGACACATTCCCACT TCTGCAGAAAAAACGTTGGATGCCCCTGATCTACTTGACGATTTCTATCTGAATTTGCTGGACTGGGGTAGTGGCAACTTTCTGGCTATTGCCCTTGGGAATTTAGTGTATCTGTGGAATGCCATGAATGGTGATGCGTCTGTACTTGTTGCGGTTGAAGATGATGTAGGGCCTGTGACTAGTGTCAGATGGGCGCCAGATGGAAGACACCTTGCTGTCGGCTTTACTAATTCCCATGTCCAGATATGGGACTCCTCAACCAGTAAATTA GTGAGAACTCTGAAAGGTCACAGATTAAGGGTGGGATCACTTGATTGGAATAACAGCATTTTGACCACTGGGGGAATGGACTGCTTGATCATTAATAATGACTTGAGGATAAGATCCCATGGCATTAATGTGTATGAAGGACATAGTCAGGAAGTTTGTGGATTGAAATGGTCCGTCTCAGGAAAGGAATTAGCGAGTGGGGGAAATGACAATCTTATTCACATCTGGAACATGTCAATGGCCTCTACAAATTCTGCCACCCAATGGCGTCATCGCATGGAAGAACACACTTCAGCTGTAAAAGCTCTTGCCTGGTGCCCCTTCCAAAGTAACTTGCTCGCTTCTGGGGGTGGTGTAGGAGATCAAAGCATCAAATTTTGGAACAGTAACACTGGAGCGTGCTTAAATTCAGTTAACACAGGTTCACAGGTCTGTTGTCTGCTTTGGAACAGACACGAGCATGAACTTTTGAGCTCCCATGGCTTCAATGATAACCAACTCATACTGTGGAAGTACCCTTCCATGCTTAAGTTATCAGAGCTTTACGGACATACAAAAAGAGTTCTTTATATGACTCAG AGTCCGGATGGGTATACCGTTGCGTCTGGGGCGCCTGATGAGACATTAAGATTATGGAAAGTTTTTGGGGACCCTGGAAAGGTTAAACCTGCAGCCAAGATGACAGAGCCGTTTCCTAATGTTGCACGTATCAGATGA
- the LOC108196412 gene encoding growth-regulating factor 4: MMSGLSTAAAASVTVAVDGFRPPFTAVQWQELEHQALIYKYLMAGLSVPPELVAPIRMSLEALPSRFFHHSALGYCSYYGKKFDPEPGRCRRTDGKKWRCAKDAYPDSKYCERHMNRGRNRSRKPVESQSTSQSLSTATSQMLSGVSTTGGSFQGRGSGSSYNQPLYPIANTENLSYGTSKFQMEPSTYGYNNKEYRYLQGVTPNADEYNFLSEASNSAKGLGMDSNENTWRLMPPQVHSNPLLKPRNDSYLQGDSTQLHLPQANELGAAMSKQQQQYCFFGNNVDSLGTLKQEPNSKRPFFNDDDGCNKNSFSTTQLSISIPMGSSEYLSPSVCTPDDAL, from the exons ATGATGAGTGGCCTatcaacagcagcagcagcttcAGTGACGGTGGCTGTGGATGGGTTCCGGCCGCCCTTCACGGCGGTGCAGTGGCAGGAGCTGGAGCATCAGGCTCTGATATATAAGTATTTGATGGCTGGCTTGTCTGTGCCCCCTGAACTTGTGGCGCCTATTAGGATGAGTTTGGAGGCTTTGCCTTCCAGGTTCTTTCATCACTCTGCCT TGGGTTATTGTTCCTATTACGGGAAAAAATTTGATCCGGAGCCAGGTAGATGTCGAAGGACAGATGGTAAAAAGTGGAGGTGCGCTAAAGATGCCTATCCTGACTCTAAATACTGCGAGCGGCACATGAACCGTGGCCGCAACCGTTCAAGAAAGCCTGTGGAATCTCAATCTACTTCTCAGTCCTTGTCGACTGCAACATCACAAATGTTAAGTGGTGTGAGCACTACTGGGGGAAGCTTCCAGGGTAGAGGCAGTGGAAGCTCTTATAATCAGCCTTTGTATCCAATTGCCAATACAGAGAATCTTTCTTATGGTACATCAAAGTTTCAGATGGAACCTTCCACTTATGGTTATAATAATAAAGAGTACAG GTATCTTCAGGGGGTGACCCCTAATGCAGATGAGTACAATTTCTTGTCAGAAGCTTCAAATAGTGCAAAAGGTCTTGGGATGGACAGTAATGAGAACACATGGAGACTGATGCCACCCCAAGTTCACTCTAACCCCTTGTTAAAACCAAGAAATGATTCTTATTTGCAAGGGGACTCTACACAGTTGCACTTGCCCCAAGCTAATGAGCTTGGTGCTGCAATGTCAAAACAGCAGCAGCAATATTGCTTCTTTGGCAACAATGTAGACTCACTTGGAACTCTGAAACAAGAGCCGAATTCTAAGCGTCCATTTTTTAATGATGATGATGGATGTAATAAGAACTCGTTCTCGACCACTCAACTATCAATCTCCATTCCAATGGGTTCCTCTGAATATCTTTCACCAAGTGTTTGCACCCCAGATG ATGCACTATAA